The Streptomyces sp. DH-12 genome has a window encoding:
- a CDS encoding putative quinol monooxygenase, whose product MTGRHTGPIVLVARMKARPGKEQELWDALPALVSATRQEDGCLTYVPHEGLDDPGLLVMHEVWQSEEHLRAHSASAHLRAFAERVATLTVNGIEIERLAEIEL is encoded by the coding sequence ATGACCGGCCGTCACACCGGGCCCATCGTCCTCGTCGCCCGCATGAAGGCGCGCCCAGGCAAGGAACAGGAGCTGTGGGACGCGCTGCCCGCCCTGGTGTCCGCCACCCGCCAGGAGGACGGCTGCCTCACCTACGTGCCGCACGAGGGGCTGGACGACCCCGGCCTGCTCGTCATGCACGAGGTGTGGCAGAGCGAGGAGCACCTGCGGGCCCATTCCGCCAGCGCCCACCTGCGGGCCTTCGCCGAACGGGTGGCGACCCTCACGGTGAACGGCATCGAGATCGAGCGGCTGGCCGAGATCGAGCTCTAG
- a CDS encoding L-dopachrome tautomerase-related protein: MSIPSPTSHTGPGRRAVLGLSLVVGGALAVGAAPAAARPGTGGGRHQPRLETVATFDGAMPTGVTVSRSGRIFVNFPRWGDDVPFSVAEIRDGKAVAYPDRAVNRSDTSRPERHFLGVQSVVVDAAERLWVVDTGRIEWADAPYGGPKLVAIDLATDRVVRTILLPRSVAGPRSFINDVRFDLSRGYAYLTDATPDGPNGLIVVHLASGTSWRCLDDAPSTRPVPGFVPVVEGRPLTNSPDANTPATPVNIGADGIALSPDGEWLYYCPLSSRRLYAVRTRDLIRARSDHGASSVPVRDLGAKGMSDGLETDRAGRVYGGDLENNAIVRRELDGTYRTLIRDERLVWPDTLSVGYDRHLYVVANQLNRQAAYNGGVDLRVKPYALYRFPIGSGPARR; encoded by the coding sequence ATGTCCATACCCTCCCCCACCTCGCACACCGGCCCGGGCCGCAGGGCGGTTCTCGGCCTGTCCCTCGTGGTCGGAGGGGCCCTGGCGGTCGGCGCCGCACCGGCCGCGGCCCGCCCCGGCACGGGCGGCGGCCGCCACCAGCCCCGGCTGGAGACGGTCGCGACCTTCGACGGCGCGATGCCCACCGGGGTCACGGTGTCCCGCTCGGGCCGGATCTTCGTCAACTTCCCACGCTGGGGCGACGACGTCCCGTTCTCCGTGGCTGAGATCCGGGACGGCAAGGCCGTTGCCTACCCCGACCGAGCCGTCAACCGGTCGGACACCTCGCGCCCAGAGCGGCACTTCCTCGGCGTGCAGAGCGTGGTCGTCGACGCCGCCGAACGGCTGTGGGTCGTGGACACCGGCCGCATCGAGTGGGCCGACGCACCCTACGGCGGGCCGAAGCTGGTCGCCATCGACCTCGCCACCGACCGGGTGGTCCGCACCATCCTGCTGCCCCGCTCCGTCGCCGGTCCGCGCAGCTTCATCAACGACGTCCGCTTCGACCTGAGCCGCGGCTACGCCTACCTCACCGACGCCACCCCGGATGGCCCCAACGGCCTGATCGTCGTCCACCTGGCGAGCGGCACCTCCTGGCGGTGCCTGGACGACGCGCCGTCCACCCGGCCGGTGCCCGGGTTCGTCCCCGTGGTCGAGGGCCGCCCGCTGACGAACAGCCCGGACGCCAACACACCGGCCACGCCCGTCAACATCGGCGCGGACGGCATCGCGCTCAGCCCCGACGGTGAGTGGCTGTACTACTGCCCGCTCTCCAGCCGCCGCCTGTACGCGGTGCGGACCAGGGACCTGATCCGCGCGCGGTCGGACCACGGCGCGTCCTCCGTCCCCGTCCGCGATCTGGGCGCCAAGGGCATGTCCGACGGTCTGGAGACCGACCGGGCCGGCCGCGTCTACGGCGGGGACCTGGAGAACAACGCCATCGTCCGCCGTGAACTCGACGGCACCTACCGCACCCTGATCCGTGACGAGCGCCTGGTGTGGCCCGACACCCTGTCCGTCGGCTATGACCGGCACCTCTACGTCGTCGCCAACCAGCTCAACCGCCAGGCCGCCTACAACGGCGGCGT
- a CDS encoding NAD(P)-dependent oxidoreductase, translating into MRPVVWIPYEPKDLPALPDGLDCHYWDGTDTCPTPPEEVRFLTGFPGAGGYETLVAMVSRARCLEVLQVLSSGHDYLAPHLGLLPPDALLRTGRGVHAEATAELAVTLLLASAGRIPRFVHGQRTGAWAPAGRLTLRGKRVVVVGAGAVGTAVARLLEPFGCDLVRVARSARPGGDAPAVHAARELPSLLPAADAVVLCAPLTEETRGMFGAHRLASLKDGAILVNVGRGELVDTDALTREVSFGRLRAALDVVAPEPLPGAHPLWRQPEALITPHVGAFTDAFAEDSAAFLVRQLRRYVDGAPLLNAVAVG; encoded by the coding sequence ATGAGGCCGGTGGTGTGGATCCCGTACGAGCCGAAGGACCTGCCGGCGCTGCCCGACGGACTCGACTGCCATTACTGGGACGGCACGGACACCTGTCCCACGCCGCCCGAGGAGGTCCGATTCCTCACCGGTTTCCCCGGGGCGGGCGGCTACGAGACGCTGGTCGCGATGGTCTCCCGCGCCAGGTGTCTGGAGGTGCTGCAGGTCCTCAGCTCCGGCCACGACTACCTGGCCCCGCACCTGGGCTTGCTGCCGCCGGATGCCCTGTTGCGCACCGGGCGCGGTGTGCACGCCGAGGCGACCGCGGAGCTGGCGGTGACCCTGCTGCTGGCCTCGGCGGGCCGGATTCCCCGCTTCGTGCACGGGCAACGGACGGGCGCCTGGGCCCCGGCCGGCCGTTTGACGCTGCGCGGCAAGCGCGTGGTCGTCGTGGGGGCCGGAGCCGTCGGGACCGCCGTCGCGCGGCTGCTGGAACCCTTCGGCTGCGACCTCGTCCGGGTCGCCCGCTCCGCCCGGCCCGGCGGCGACGCACCCGCCGTGCACGCCGCACGGGAACTGCCGTCCCTGCTGCCCGCGGCGGACGCCGTGGTGCTGTGCGCGCCGCTGACCGAGGAGACCCGCGGCATGTTCGGCGCGCACCGGCTGGCCTCGCTCAAGGACGGCGCGATCCTGGTGAACGTCGGCAGGGGCGAACTGGTCGACACCGACGCCCTGACCCGTGAGGTGTCCTTCGGGCGGCTGCGTGCGGCGCTGGACGTGGTGGCACCCGAGCCACTGCCCGGCGCGCACCCGCTGTGGCGGCAGCCGGAGGCACTGATCACCCCGCACGTCGGCGCGTTCACCGACGCCTTCGCGGAAGACTCCGCGGCCTTCCTGGTGAGGCAGCTGCGGCGCTACGTGGACGGGGCACCCCTGCTGAACGCCGTTGCCGTCGGCTGA
- a CDS encoding SsgA family sporulation/cell division regulator, with protein MSDRSAFAGPGTRDGRVPPVLVTTVRRLFVPTGPDTLRCRLRYTLDDPYAVALDLFVDPVTDLRVTWIVSRELLDRGTRGASGVGDFRVRPVGDRYGAAGALRLTLLRPEGRVCLETGLSGVRRWLDATYALVPAGHESRLLDWDALEAALLGRGGQSA; from the coding sequence ATGAGCGACAGAAGTGCCTTCGCCGGCCCCGGGACCCGGGACGGCCGTGTTCCGCCGGTCCTCGTCACGACGGTCCGGCGGCTGTTCGTCCCCACGGGTCCCGACACGTTGCGCTGCCGCCTGCGCTACACCCTGGACGATCCCTACGCCGTCGCCCTGGACCTCTTCGTGGACCCGGTGACCGACCTGCGCGTGACCTGGATCGTGTCCCGGGAACTGCTGGACCGGGGAACGCGGGGCGCCAGCGGGGTCGGCGACTTCCGGGTCCGGCCGGTCGGCGACCGGTACGGGGCGGCCGGTGCCCTCCGTCTCACCCTCCTGCGTCCCGAGGGCCGGGTGTGCCTGGAGACTGGGCTGAGCGGTGTACGGCGGTGGCTGGACGCCACGTACGCCCTGGTACCGGCCGGCCACGAGAGCCGGCTGCTCGACTGGGACGCCCTGGAAGCCGCCCTGTTGGGGCGCGGCGGACAGTCGGCCTAG
- a CDS encoding cysteine hydrolase has protein sequence MTSTSAPTGLVLIDTVNEVFAEGGKGYPGFKAEFERIGTLDNLRRLLAGFRDKGYPAFFSPMSYTEEEYDNWKHRSGIHHMMFDNRMFEAGSWGAEFHPDLRPGPGDVTIAPHKNLDVFATTDLDIQLKRRGIEHIAVAGMIGTMCVESTARSAMERGYRVTLVKDATAPDGDADSYEQMVNRYALIAHDVLTTEELLSRADF, from the coding sequence ATGACCAGTACATCCGCCCCGACCGGTCTCGTCCTGATCGACACCGTCAATGAGGTCTTCGCCGAAGGAGGCAAGGGTTACCCGGGCTTCAAGGCGGAGTTCGAGCGGATAGGCACCCTGGACAACCTCAGGCGGCTGCTGGCCGGCTTCCGGGACAAGGGCTACCCCGCCTTCTTCTCGCCGATGTCCTACACCGAAGAGGAGTACGACAACTGGAAGCACCGCTCCGGCATCCACCACATGATGTTCGACAACCGCATGTTCGAGGCGGGCAGCTGGGGCGCCGAGTTCCACCCCGACCTCCGGCCCGGCCCCGGTGACGTGACGATCGCCCCGCACAAGAACCTCGACGTCTTCGCCACCACCGACCTCGACATCCAGCTCAAGCGCCGCGGCATCGAGCACATCGCCGTGGCGGGCATGATCGGGACGATGTGTGTGGAGTCCACCGCCCGCAGTGCCATGGAGCGGGGCTACCGGGTGACCCTCGTCAAGGACGCCACCGCGCCCGACGGCGACGCCGACTCCTACGAGCAGATGGTGAACCGTTACGCGCTCATCGCCCACGACGTGCTCACCACCGAGGAACTGCTGTCCCGCGCCGACTTCTGA
- a CDS encoding SDR family oxidoreductase, with the protein MSSTSTTPAGATLKRAGQRLVVVGAGSAIGRRLARTASAEGADLVLAGPDLAKLEKTAAELPGMARTVRFDITDEESIAHLAEEVGAFDHFVSTAAVPANGPLSELVPEDVQRAFAAKVIGPLFLAKHLAGQAREGGSLTFFSGVAAWRPAPERTVMATTNGALAFLVQALAVEIAPLRVNAVSPGIVDSGAWDKLGADKRAFLESVAASNPARRVGTPDDLVAAVLFAIDNPYVTGTVLHVDGGGRLA; encoded by the coding sequence GTGAGCAGCACGTCCACCACCCCCGCCGGCGCCACCCTCAAGCGCGCCGGCCAGCGTCTCGTCGTCGTCGGGGCCGGCTCGGCCATCGGACGTCGCCTCGCCCGGACCGCCTCCGCCGAGGGAGCCGACCTGGTCCTCGCCGGCCCGGACCTCGCCAAGTTGGAGAAGACGGCCGCCGAACTGCCGGGCATGGCCCGTACCGTCCGCTTCGACATCACCGACGAGGAGTCGATAGCGCACCTGGCAGAGGAGGTCGGCGCCTTCGACCACTTCGTGTCCACGGCGGCCGTGCCGGCCAACGGGCCGCTGTCCGAACTCGTCCCCGAGGACGTCCAGCGGGCCTTCGCGGCCAAGGTGATCGGCCCCCTGTTCCTCGCCAAGCACCTGGCCGGACAGGCCCGGGAAGGCGGCTCCCTCACCTTCTTCTCCGGCGTGGCGGCCTGGCGCCCCGCCCCCGAGCGGACCGTGATGGCCACCACCAACGGCGCCCTCGCCTTCCTGGTCCAGGCCCTCGCCGTGGAGATCGCTCCGCTTCGGGTCAACGCCGTGTCCCCGGGTATCGTCGACAGCGGCGCCTGGGACAAGCTCGGCGCGGACAAGCGGGCGTTCCTGGAGTCGGTGGCCGCGAGCAACCCGGCCCGCCGGGTCGGCACCCCCGACGACCTCGTCGCCGCGGTGCTGTTCGCCATCGACAACCCGTACGTCACCGGCACCGTCCTGCACGTGGACGGCGGCGGACGCCTGGCCTGA
- a CDS encoding alpha/beta hydrolase produces MPFITVGQENTTDIELYYEDHGTGRPVVLIHGYPLDGHSWEKQTAALLDAGYRVITYDRRGFGRSSQPTTGYDYDTFAADLNTVLETLDLQGVTLVGFSMGTGEVGRYLGTYGSARVAKAAFLASLEPFLLKTDDNPDGAADQAFFQDISDTVKNDRYAYYTAFYRDFYNLDDNLGTRIGEEAVRNSWNTAAAGGSYAASAAPLTWPTDFRADIPKIDVPALILHGTADNILPIDSTARPFHKALPHADYVEIDGAPHGLLWTHAAEVNEALLAFLAK; encoded by the coding sequence ATGCCGTTCATCACCGTCGGCCAGGAGAACACCACCGACATCGAGCTGTACTACGAGGACCACGGCACCGGCCGTCCGGTCGTCCTGATCCACGGCTACCCGCTGGACGGACACTCCTGGGAGAAGCAGACCGCCGCGCTGCTGGACGCCGGTTACCGGGTCATCACCTACGACCGTCGCGGTTTCGGCCGCTCCTCGCAGCCCACCACCGGCTACGACTACGACACCTTCGCCGCCGACCTCAACACCGTCCTGGAGACCCTCGATCTCCAGGGCGTCACCCTCGTCGGCTTCTCGATGGGCACCGGCGAGGTCGGCCGCTACCTCGGCACCTACGGCTCCGCCCGCGTCGCCAAGGCGGCCTTCCTCGCCTCCCTGGAGCCCTTCCTGCTGAAGACCGACGACAACCCCGACGGCGCCGCCGACCAGGCGTTCTTCCAGGACATCTCCGACACGGTCAAGAACGACCGCTACGCCTACTACACCGCCTTCTACCGGGACTTCTACAACCTGGACGACAACCTCGGCACCCGGATCGGCGAGGAGGCCGTCCGCAACAGCTGGAACACGGCCGCCGCCGGTGGCTCTTACGCCGCCTCCGCCGCGCCCCTGACCTGGCCGACCGACTTCCGTGCCGACATCCCCAAGATCGACGTGCCGGCCCTGATCCTGCACGGCACCGCCGACAACATCCTGCCCATCGACTCGACCGCCCGCCCCTTCCACAAGGCCCTCCCGCACGCCGACTACGTCGAGATCGACGGTGCCCCGCACGGCCTGCTGTGGACCCACGCCGCCGAGGTCAACGAGGCACTCCTCGCCTTCCTCGCCAAATGA
- a CDS encoding Na+/H+ antiporter NhaA yields MSTPIDPSSLTGRTQCSDSSRFPLRDFLRTETGSAAVLSVAVVAALAWVNAAPGGYESFWRTDLSVTAGGHGVVLSLREWVNSGLMTVFFFVVGLEARREFDMGELRERSRLTLPLAAGVSGMLVPVLLYLAVNAGQGTADGWGAAMSTDTAFALGALALVGRRMPAALRVLVLTVTVVDDFVALVVIAVAYSDDVGLPALAVAVGAFGVVLLLRSLGVRRGVAYALPAAVAWPALLFSGVDPVVLGLAMGLLTYARPAGRPALERASGLFRLFREQPTAELERSVRLGLASALSPNDRLQRMFHPWASYVIVPLFALANAGIPITAGQLADASTSPVTLGIVLAYVVGKPVGIMGASLLVTTIGRGRVKLPVGVGALAAGGTVAGVGFTVSLLIATLAFDGAALQQAKIGTLTAVLCSVALSWVVNAVLARLPHGLRLRSVIGRAEAIVDLAVPVDDTRDHVRGPRDAPVTVVEYGDYECPYCGLAEPVVRELLGDSGDVRYVWRHLPLTDVHPHAQAAAEAAEAAAAQGRYWEMHDLLMAHQGALSGRDLRGYAVEAGLDVERFMADVRAGTGAARVAEDVDSADLSGVAGTPTFFVDGRRHDGAYDIAALSAAVRAARARAALDAV; encoded by the coding sequence ATGAGCACGCCCATCGATCCGTCCTCCCTCACCGGGCGGACGCAGTGCAGCGACTCCTCCCGGTTCCCGCTCCGCGACTTCCTGCGCACCGAGACCGGGAGCGCCGCCGTCCTGTCCGTTGCGGTGGTCGCCGCTCTGGCCTGGGTGAACGCGGCACCGGGCGGGTACGAGTCGTTCTGGCGGACGGACCTGTCCGTGACGGCCGGCGGCCACGGCGTCGTCCTGTCGCTGCGGGAGTGGGTGAACAGCGGCCTGATGACGGTCTTCTTTTTTGTCGTCGGGCTGGAGGCACGCCGTGAGTTCGACATGGGGGAACTGCGCGAACGCAGCCGGCTGACGCTGCCGCTGGCCGCAGGTGTCTCCGGCATGCTCGTACCCGTACTCCTTTACCTGGCCGTCAACGCGGGCCAAGGGACGGCGGACGGCTGGGGTGCCGCCATGTCCACCGACACCGCCTTCGCGCTCGGTGCGCTGGCCCTGGTGGGGCGCCGGATGCCGGCCGCGCTGCGGGTCCTGGTGCTGACGGTGACCGTGGTGGACGACTTCGTCGCCCTGGTCGTCATCGCGGTCGCCTACAGCGACGACGTCGGCCTGCCCGCCCTGGCCGTCGCCGTCGGCGCCTTCGGTGTCGTCCTGCTGCTGCGGTCCCTCGGCGTGCGGCGCGGGGTCGCGTACGCGCTGCCGGCGGCCGTCGCCTGGCCCGCCCTGCTCTTCTCGGGAGTGGACCCCGTGGTCCTCGGCCTGGCCATGGGGCTGCTGACGTACGCGCGTCCCGCCGGGCGTCCCGCACTTGAGCGGGCCAGCGGACTGTTCCGGCTCTTCCGTGAGCAGCCCACCGCCGAACTGGAACGCTCCGTCCGCCTCGGGCTGGCCTCCGCGCTGTCCCCCAACGACCGTCTGCAGCGCATGTTCCACCCCTGGGCGAGCTACGTGATCGTCCCGCTCTTCGCCCTGGCCAACGCCGGCATCCCGATCACCGCCGGCCAGCTCGCCGACGCCTCCACCTCACCGGTCACCCTGGGCATCGTGCTGGCCTACGTGGTGGGCAAACCCGTCGGCATCATGGGGGCGTCACTGCTGGTCACCACCATCGGGCGGGGCCGCGTGAAGCTGCCCGTCGGCGTCGGCGCACTCGCCGCCGGCGGTACCGTCGCCGGAGTCGGTTTCACCGTCTCCCTGCTGATCGCGACCCTCGCCTTCGACGGCGCGGCCCTCCAGCAGGCCAAGATCGGCACCCTGACCGCCGTCCTGTGCTCCGTCGCCCTGAGCTGGGTGGTCAACGCGGTCCTGGCGAGACTCCCGCACGGCCTGCGGCTGCGCAGTGTCATCGGCCGCGCCGAGGCCATCGTCGACCTCGCGGTACCGGTCGACGACACCCGCGACCACGTACGGGGCCCGCGGGACGCGCCCGTGACGGTGGTGGAGTACGGCGACTACGAGTGCCCCTACTGCGGGCTGGCCGAGCCCGTCGTGCGCGAGCTGCTGGGGGACTCCGGCGACGTGCGCTACGTGTGGCGGCACCTGCCGCTCACGGACGTCCACCCCCACGCGCAGGCGGCGGCGGAGGCGGCCGAGGCCGCGGCGGCGCAGGGCCGGTACTGGGAGATGCACGATCTGCTGATGGCGCACCAGGGCGCGTTGAGCGGGCGGGATCTGCGGGGATACGCCGTCGAGGCGGGGCTCGACGTGGAGCGGTTCATGGCCGACGTACGGGCGGGAACGGGTGCGGCGCGGGTCGCTGAGGACGTGGACTCCGCCGATCTGAGCGGCGTGGCCGGCACCCCCACCTTCTTCGTCGACGGACGCAGGCACGACGGTGCCTACGACATCGCCGCGCTGTCGGCCGCCGTGCGCGCCGCCCGCGCCCGTGCAGCCCTGGACGCCGTGTGA